The Oncorhynchus tshawytscha isolate Ot180627B linkage group LG12, Otsh_v2.0, whole genome shotgun sequence genome includes a window with the following:
- the LOC112263564 gene encoding receptor-interacting serine/threonine-protein kinase 2 isoform X1 has translation MAVETVHQEDVLNVILCRTSAGGCLQGTYKRTELQVSIKVLSSRTAGGSKWTEWMRDVDVVRQVHSERVLVPLGVYEAWCLMGLLYDWMPEGSLHSLLYQTQLYPGLPMSFRLSILLDVIEGLCHLHCIPLPHQALKPTNVLLDQQYRAKVSDWGLPREWRVGYSLSAGGGPCFRDLVYLSPEALTGTTPTVEADMYSFGVLLWETLNRRPPCEDLLQLLSGDDGIGSGLKDELLPKHVPHCHTLSQLMTNCWSTNPHSRPTAEDCALELRSVIGTFDPDAMTRATLRVRESKERALHDSKIHPVKDIPIEINNLEACAGSGDTKCVGNKTLPFPQTSCPSETLPNPTTAIYTGEAPQRKHCQDCVSGSVLSSTSPRCPSSGPGPEHSRWTGGVSQGQRHSPPPPLSSSPSKALRQSPLNQPTDSSHAARCVSATPVVVSYCRMLRERREGIIRGMTEGRLNNLLDVLISRRALPPEALEVISASLTLTSRTRSLLDTCACQGEHAASLVATTLGLMSIATNRGPPQMPH, from the exons ATGGCGGTGGAAACTGTTCATCAAGAGGATGTGCTAAATGTGATATTGTGCCGAACCAGCGCAGGCGGGTGTCTTCAGGGTACTTACAAGAGAACAGAGCTACAGGTGTCAATCAAGGTCCTCTCGTCTCGAACTGCAGGTGGAAG TAAGTGGACTGAGTGGATGAGAGATGTGGATGTGGTCAGACAAGTCCATTCAGAGCGGGTTTTGGTTCCTCTGGGTGTGTACGAGGCCTGGTGTCTGATGGGCCTGCTCTATGACTGGATGCCTGAGGgctctctacactctctactATACCAG ACCCAGCTGTATCCAGGTCTACCCATGAGTTTCAGGCTAAGCATCCTATTAGATGTGATAGAGGGGTTGTGCCACCTCCACTGCATACCACTCCCCCACCAGGCCCTGAAACCCACCAATGTTCTCCTGGACCAGCAGTACCGGGCCAAG GTGAGTGACTGGGGCCTGCCCAGGGAGTGGAGGGTtggctactctctctctgctggagGGGGGCCCTGCTTCAGGGACTTGGTGTACCTGTCTCCTGAGGCCCTGACTGGCACCACACCCACTGTGGAGGCAGACATGTACAG CTTTGGTGTGCTGCTGTGGGAGACGTTGAACAGAAGACCACCATGTGAAG ATTTGCTCCAGCTGCTTTCGGGTGATGATGGGATTGGTTCAGGCCTGAAGGATGAGCTGCTACCCAAGCATGTACCCCACTGCCATACCCTCTCTCAGCTGATGACCAACTGCTGGAGCACTAACCCACACAGCCGTCCAACAGCAGAGG ACTGTGCACTGGAACTGAGGAGCGTCATAGGAACCTTTGATCCCGATGCCATGACAAGGGCTACCCTCAGGGTGAGGGAAAGCAAG GAGAGGGCGCTACATGACTCTAAAATACATCCTGTGAAGGACATTCCCATTGAGATAAATAACCTAGAA GCCTGCGCTGGTTCCGGAGACACTAAATGTGTGGGCAACAAGACACTGCCCTTTCCACAGACCTCCTGTCCTAGTGAAACGCTCCCTAATCCCACTACAGCCATATATACAGGGGAAGCACCCCAGAGGAAGCACTGTCAGG ACTGTGTGTCTGGCTCTGTGTTGTCTTCCACCAGTCCCAGATGTCCCAGCAGTGGACCGGGTCCTGAGCATTCCAGATGGACAGGAGGCGTCtcccagggacagagacacagcccACCACCCCCACTCTCCTCCAGTCCCTCCAAAGCCCTCAGACAAAGCCCTCTCAACCAGCCCACTGACAGCTCCCATG CTGCACGGTGTGTGTCTGCGACTCCGGTGGTGGTGAGCTATTGTCGTATGCTGCGCGAGAGACGTGAAGGCATCATTCGAGGCATGACGGAGGGACGACTCAACAACCTGCTGGATGTGCTCATCTCACGGCGAGCCCTTCCCCCGGAGGCCTTAGAggtcatctctgcctctctgacaCTGACCTCTCGCACACGCTCCCTACTGGACACCTGTGCCTGTCAGGGGGAACATGCAGCTTCCCTGGTAGCTACCACCCtcggtctgatgtccattgccACCAATCGTGGCCCCCCACAGATGCCTCACTGA
- the LOC112263564 gene encoding receptor-interacting serine/threonine-protein kinase 2 isoform X2 produces the protein MAVETVHQEDVLNVILCRTSAGGCLQGTYKRTELQVSIKVLSSRTAGGSKWTEWMRDVDVVRQVHSERVLVPLGVYEAWCLMGLLYDWMPEGSLHSLLYQTQLYPGLPMSFRLSILLDVIEGLCHLHCIPLPHQALKPTNVLLDQQYRAKVSDWGLPREWRVGYSLSAGGGPCFRDLVYLSPEALTGTTPTVEADMYSFGVLLWETLNRRPPCEDLLQLLSGDDGIGSGLKDELLPKHVPHCHTLSQLMTNCWSTNPHSRPTAEDCALELRSVIGTFDPDAMTRATLRVRESKACAGSGDTKCVGNKTLPFPQTSCPSETLPNPTTAIYTGEAPQRKHCQDCVSGSVLSSTSPRCPSSGPGPEHSRWTGGVSQGQRHSPPPPLSSSPSKALRQSPLNQPTDSSHAARCVSATPVVVSYCRMLRERREGIIRGMTEGRLNNLLDVLISRRALPPEALEVISASLTLTSRTRSLLDTCACQGEHAASLVATTLGLMSIATNRGPPQMPH, from the exons ATGGCGGTGGAAACTGTTCATCAAGAGGATGTGCTAAATGTGATATTGTGCCGAACCAGCGCAGGCGGGTGTCTTCAGGGTACTTACAAGAGAACAGAGCTACAGGTGTCAATCAAGGTCCTCTCGTCTCGAACTGCAGGTGGAAG TAAGTGGACTGAGTGGATGAGAGATGTGGATGTGGTCAGACAAGTCCATTCAGAGCGGGTTTTGGTTCCTCTGGGTGTGTACGAGGCCTGGTGTCTGATGGGCCTGCTCTATGACTGGATGCCTGAGGgctctctacactctctactATACCAG ACCCAGCTGTATCCAGGTCTACCCATGAGTTTCAGGCTAAGCATCCTATTAGATGTGATAGAGGGGTTGTGCCACCTCCACTGCATACCACTCCCCCACCAGGCCCTGAAACCCACCAATGTTCTCCTGGACCAGCAGTACCGGGCCAAG GTGAGTGACTGGGGCCTGCCCAGGGAGTGGAGGGTtggctactctctctctgctggagGGGGGCCCTGCTTCAGGGACTTGGTGTACCTGTCTCCTGAGGCCCTGACTGGCACCACACCCACTGTGGAGGCAGACATGTACAG CTTTGGTGTGCTGCTGTGGGAGACGTTGAACAGAAGACCACCATGTGAAG ATTTGCTCCAGCTGCTTTCGGGTGATGATGGGATTGGTTCAGGCCTGAAGGATGAGCTGCTACCCAAGCATGTACCCCACTGCCATACCCTCTCTCAGCTGATGACCAACTGCTGGAGCACTAACCCACACAGCCGTCCAACAGCAGAGG ACTGTGCACTGGAACTGAGGAGCGTCATAGGAACCTTTGATCCCGATGCCATGACAAGGGCTACCCTCAGGGTGAGGGAAAGCAAG GCCTGCGCTGGTTCCGGAGACACTAAATGTGTGGGCAACAAGACACTGCCCTTTCCACAGACCTCCTGTCCTAGTGAAACGCTCCCTAATCCCACTACAGCCATATATACAGGGGAAGCACCCCAGAGGAAGCACTGTCAGG ACTGTGTGTCTGGCTCTGTGTTGTCTTCCACCAGTCCCAGATGTCCCAGCAGTGGACCGGGTCCTGAGCATTCCAGATGGACAGGAGGCGTCtcccagggacagagacacagcccACCACCCCCACTCTCCTCCAGTCCCTCCAAAGCCCTCAGACAAAGCCCTCTCAACCAGCCCACTGACAGCTCCCATG CTGCACGGTGTGTGTCTGCGACTCCGGTGGTGGTGAGCTATTGTCGTATGCTGCGCGAGAGACGTGAAGGCATCATTCGAGGCATGACGGAGGGACGACTCAACAACCTGCTGGATGTGCTCATCTCACGGCGAGCCCTTCCCCCGGAGGCCTTAGAggtcatctctgcctctctgacaCTGACCTCTCGCACACGCTCCCTACTGGACACCTGTGCCTGTCAGGGGGAACATGCAGCTTCCCTGGTAGCTACCACCCtcggtctgatgtccattgccACCAATCGTGGCCCCCCACAGATGCCTCACTGA
- the LOC112263563 gene encoding adhesion G-protein coupled receptor G5: MEPNQGFGGTLWMIFLFALFASGSGENDRDFKMCGTWRHGNGLLTLAHDLKRGCGTITISANESSLSIRGEITAQCENSSVIKLDPSPEARERPFCVYWEPLLDLLWVEVNGQNHTLCWPSGLQGNCCTDLSQGENKGISTYGILNATQRDDIISYKTHPAYEFFGEIINCKNKFCDEASQGSGDKVNMIEETVMRSKVLGNVVLPCALSSVVEMEEGFQGYNITLPAPQGVPPQMIPSVHLPSCLKPPEKKKVKVVCTYFKNSILFQGSSKVDQNDIRILEDVVGITVENEIITNLPEPIRIGFHHSAIPTSHSRKCVSWDTKKDPAEVTWKKEGCETIQKGVEDTECHCNHLTYFAILVQLEPRPVRHLVALTVITSMGCAASTLSCVVLIYFLNTQRRAKDQSTAVHRGLAMALFLLSLLFFLTGTVANVGGNKACWVFGAALHYALLSSFSWMFIEVLHTFWLVYMVFSPSPNPYVWHLVGFGLPAVPVIVLLAIGKVYGVIEVVSSEDVNNPYLMCWMDVSPHSVGLLAHYFINLTFLAVVVLSGLIMLFLVLRNIQNRDEWRKNKVAFLSIWGLSCLFGTTWGLGFLDFGQLSEFIPFLFCILNSLQGFFLMLRFYILERMRKQSGSSLDGSTASSTRQQMLQEKS, translated from the exons ATGGAGCCTAACCAGGGGTTTGGAGGGACCCTGTGGATGATCTTTCTCTTTGCCCTCTTTGCATCAG GATCAGGGGAAAACGACAGGGACTTCAAAATGTGTGGAACCTGGCGCCATGGCAACGGGCTCTTAACTCTGGCTCACGATTTGAAAAGGGGCTGTGGCACCATCACAATCTCAGCCAATGAGAGCTCCCTGTCCATCCGAGGTGAGATAACGGCCCAATGTGAGAACTCCTCTGTCATCAAGCTGGATCCGAGCCCAGAGGCAAGAGAGAGACCCTTCTGTGTGTATTGGGAGCCCCTTCTGGACCTGCTCTGGGTAGAGGTGAATGGACAGAACCACACTCTGTGCTGGCCGTCTGGTCTACAGGGGAACTGCTGCACTGACCTGTCCCAAGGCGAAAACAAAGGGATTTCGACGTACGGGATACTCAACGCGACACAACGGGATGACATCATAAGTTACAAAACACACCCAGCCTATGAGTTTTTTGGCGAAATTATCAACTGCA AAAACAAGTTTTGTGATGAGGCGAGTCAGGGATCTGGTGATAAGGTGAACAT GATAGAGGAGACAGTGATGAGGTCCAAGGTGCTTGGGAACGTGGTGCTGCCCTGTGCCCTGAGCTCTGTGGTGGAGATGGAGGAAGGCTTTCAGGGCTACAACATCACTCTGCCT GCGCCTCAAGGAGTTCCTCCTCAAATGATTCCATCAGTTCACCTGCCTTCTTGTCTGAAACCTCCAGAAAAGAAAAAGGTCAAGGTTGTCTGCACCTACTTCAAAAACAGTATCTTATTCCAG GGGAGTTCTAAGGTAGACCAGAATGACATCAGGATTCTAGAAGATGTGGTCGGAATCACTGTGGAGAATGAGATCATCACCAACCTTCCAGAGCCAATCAGGATTGGTTTCCATCATTCTGCCATACCA ACAAGTCACTCAAGAAAATGTGTTTCTTGGGACACAAAGAAAG ATCCAGCAGAGGTCACATGGAAAAAGGAAGGTTGTGAGACCATACAGAAAGGTGTGGAGGATACAGAGTGCCACTGTAACCATCTCACATACTTTGCCATCCTAGTG CAATTGGAACCACGACCAGTCCGCCATCTGGTGGCTCTAACTGTCATTACATCAATGGGCTGTGCTGCCTCTACGTTGAGCTGTGTTGTCCTCATCTACTTCCTTAACACACAGAG GAGAGCGAAGGACCAGTCCACTGCAGTCCATCGGGGTCTGGCCATGGCACTGTTCCTTCTTAGCCTCCTCTTCTTCCTGACAGGGACTGTGGCCAACGTGGGAGGTAACAAGGCATGCTGGGTTTTTGGGGCGGCTCTCCACTATGCTCTGCTCAGTTCCTTCTCCTGGATGTTTATTGAAGTGTTACACACCTTTTGGTTGGTCTACATGGTGTTCAGCCCCTCCCCCAATCCGTATGTTTGGCACCTGGTTGGCTTTG GTCTCCCAGCTGTTCCGGTCATAGTACTGCTTGCCATTGGAAAAGTCTATGGTGTGATAGAGGTTGTGTCCAGTGAGGATGTCAACAACCCCTACTTGAT GTGCTGGATGGATGTGTCTCCACACTCTGTAGGCCTACTAGCCCATTACTTCATCAACCTGACCTTCCTGGCTGTAGTGGTCCTCTCTGGTCTGATCATGCTCttcctggtcctgagaaatatCCAGAACCGAGACGAGTGGCGGAAGAACAAGGTGGCGTTCCTCAGTATCTGGGGTCTCAGCTGCCTGTTCGGGACCACGTGGGGCCTGGGATTCTTGGACTTTGGACAGCTCTCGGAGTTCATCCCCTTCCTCTTCTGCATCCTCAACTCCCTACAGG GTTTCTTCCTGATGCTCCGATTCTACATTCTTGAACGGATGCGGAAACAATCGGGGTCTAGTTTGGATGGTAGCACAGCATCTTCCACCAGGCAACAAATGCTGCAGGAGAAGAGCTGA